The Pontibacillus halophilus JSM 076056 = DSM 19796 genome includes a region encoding these proteins:
- a CDS encoding sensor histidine kinase → MKLLYQLNAAFTALLVIIMSATAFFVYTLLFDILVEEERKELNLKGQLLVNIINEENYFARNEQFARLIQDNEFQLMFYDIQNEQIVQPTTLERDVAQQIAGDIQSNVGLGGLYESEEGDFVISPLTYQTRSQKYVMVLATPIEQLRSLQALFAGRMAFVFLIGIAVAIAFSYLLTKRFVTPLTKLKKELKKIEKRQFTAVEKIGASGEIGEVEQTVMDMAQELERYIRTQKQFFQNASHELKTPLMSIQGYAEGIRDGIFTEDSADRGLTVIVNESERLKKIVNEIILLAKLDSEEDLYHPTIMTNVELLQRTEERVVPVANEKGISLLLRVDEELSLSVDEEKLLQALMNVVTNGIRHATTYVELSTFRRKEWIVFQIQDDGDGISEDVMHQLFHRFMKGKDGETGLGLAISRAIVERSQGRIEAFNNKEGAVFQLSFPIVKEERSRTE, encoded by the coding sequence ATGAAATTACTCTACCAGTTGAATGCGGCTTTTACCGCCTTATTAGTCATTATCATGTCGGCAACGGCCTTCTTTGTCTACACGCTTCTCTTTGATATCTTAGTCGAAGAAGAGCGTAAGGAATTAAACTTAAAAGGGCAACTACTTGTGAACATCATTAATGAAGAGAACTATTTCGCTCGTAATGAACAGTTTGCCCGACTTATACAGGACAACGAATTTCAGCTGATGTTCTATGACATCCAGAATGAACAAATTGTGCAACCCACAACGCTTGAGCGTGATGTCGCTCAACAAATTGCAGGAGATATACAATCGAATGTAGGATTAGGAGGGTTGTATGAGAGTGAGGAAGGTGACTTCGTCATATCTCCATTGACATACCAGACGAGGAGTCAAAAGTATGTGATGGTTCTCGCTACGCCAATTGAACAGCTTCGTTCTCTTCAGGCTCTCTTTGCTGGAAGGATGGCATTTGTCTTTCTTATCGGGATAGCAGTGGCAATTGCCTTTAGTTATCTACTGACGAAACGCTTTGTCACCCCGCTAACGAAGTTGAAGAAAGAGTTGAAGAAAATTGAAAAGCGTCAATTCACGGCTGTGGAGAAGATTGGAGCAAGTGGGGAAATCGGAGAAGTAGAGCAGACAGTCATGGATATGGCACAAGAATTGGAACGCTATATTCGAACTCAAAAGCAATTCTTCCAAAACGCTTCCCACGAACTGAAGACCCCTTTAATGTCCATTCAAGGGTATGCGGAAGGGATTCGGGATGGAATATTTACAGAAGACAGCGCAGACCGCGGGCTAACGGTTATCGTAAACGAAAGTGAGCGGCTGAAGAAGATTGTTAATGAAATTATTCTCCTCGCGAAACTCGACAGTGAGGAAGATTTGTATCACCCGACCATTATGACGAACGTAGAACTGCTTCAACGAACAGAGGAGCGTGTCGTACCAGTTGCAAATGAAAAGGGCATTTCTCTTCTTCTTCGTGTGGATGAGGAACTTTCGCTTTCTGTAGATGAGGAGAAACTTCTACAAGCTTTAATGAATGTTGTGACGAACGGCATTCGCCATGCTACGACGTACGTTGAGCTATCGACGTTTCGTAGAAAGGAATGGATTGTATTTCAAATTCAAGATGACGGAGATGGAATATCAGAAGACGTCATGCATCAATTGTTCCATCGATTTATGAAAGGGAAAGATGGAGAAACAGGTCTTGGGCTTGCTATTTCAAGAGCGATTGTTGAACGAAGCCAAGGGCGTATTGAAGCCTTTAATAATAAAGAGGGGGCTGTATTTCAGCTTTCTTTCCCAATCGTTAAAGAAGAGCGCAGTCGTACGGAATAA
- a CDS encoding response regulator transcription factor has protein sequence MQRIAVVEDDQHIRDIVNAYLEKEGYEVTLMETAEEGWSLWESHPPDLWILDIMLPGMSGYELCKRIREESEVPIIIISARDEEVDRVLGLELGGDDYITKPFSPRELVARVNRHVKRWQAYEKTKQSSEGQGVYGNGLLRLDPNERRVFWQEEEVEVTSKEFELLSILIEQLNRAYSREELLDRVWGEDYFGSDRAVDDLVKRIRKKMPDIPIETVWGYGYRLREQGGER, from the coding sequence ATGCAACGAATAGCGGTAGTGGAAGATGACCAACACATACGAGATATTGTGAACGCCTACTTAGAGAAAGAAGGCTATGAAGTTACGTTAATGGAAACTGCAGAGGAAGGGTGGTCATTGTGGGAGTCTCATCCGCCAGATTTATGGATCTTGGATATTATGCTTCCTGGAATGAGTGGATACGAGCTCTGTAAGAGAATACGAGAGGAATCTGAAGTTCCTATCATTATCATTTCAGCGCGAGATGAAGAGGTAGACCGTGTGCTTGGACTTGAACTCGGAGGAGATGACTACATTACAAAGCCATTCAGTCCTCGGGAACTTGTCGCTCGTGTCAATCGACATGTGAAGCGATGGCAGGCCTACGAGAAAACAAAGCAATCTTCGGAGGGACAAGGTGTGTATGGCAACGGCTTACTCCGATTGGACCCAAATGAGCGTCGGGTATTTTGGCAAGAGGAAGAGGTTGAAGTGACATCGAAAGAATTTGAGCTGCTTTCCATTCTTATTGAACAGTTGAATCGTGCATACTCGCGTGAGGAGTTGTTGGACCGTGTCTGGGGGGAAGACTACTTCGGAAGCGATCGTGCTGTAGATGACCTTGTAAAGCGAATACGCAAGAAGATGCCGGATATCCCTATTGAAACGGTTTGGGGTTATGGGTACCGATTAAGAGAGCAAGGCGGAGAACGATGA
- a CDS encoding S1C family serine protease produces MSFHRKDGHQEHEREESLTHHDSTSSHESHTYNHQQKNREQKSYFQWLIRFTTSALIVTVLLLGATLALFKFDLLSSPNSNATSQSSNSSNQVGNVVQTSVKSDISSAVEGVQDAVVGVVNIQQQQQGLFNSDSSQQNAGTGSGVIYKKEDGHAYIVTNHHVVEDAASVEIVLSDDTRVEAELLGSDVLTDLAVLKIDGSNVDTVASFASSDNVQVGEPAIAIGNPLGLEFSGSVTQGIISGLERTVPVDLNQDGAKDWQSEVIQTDAAINPGNSGGALININGEVIGINSMKISSSQVEGIGFAIPSAAALPIIEDLETEGKVVRPHIGIGTVNVSEVPANQLKQEINLPQDISAGVLIAEVQPNSPANQAGLQKYDTIVAIDNEEVTSLIDLRKYVYEEKNIGDSVNLTFYRDGEKQTTTLELAEEQSTKSQAVPQ; encoded by the coding sequence ATGAGCTTCCATCGTAAAGATGGCCATCAAGAGCACGAACGGGAAGAATCGCTTACCCATCACGATTCAACTAGCAGTCATGAATCACACACATACAACCACCAACAAAAAAATCGTGAGCAAAAAAGTTATTTTCAATGGCTTATCCGCTTTACAACAAGCGCACTCATTGTGACCGTATTGCTACTTGGCGCAACACTCGCACTCTTTAAATTCGATCTATTATCAAGTCCAAACAGCAACGCTACTTCACAATCAAGCAATTCGTCGAACCAAGTTGGCAATGTGGTGCAAACATCTGTGAAGTCAGATATTAGCTCCGCAGTAGAAGGGGTTCAAGATGCTGTTGTCGGCGTTGTTAACATTCAGCAGCAACAGCAAGGTCTCTTTAACTCTGATAGCAGTCAGCAAAATGCAGGCACCGGTTCAGGAGTCATCTACAAGAAAGAAGACGGCCACGCCTATATCGTGACCAATCATCACGTCGTAGAAGATGCCGCTTCGGTTGAGATTGTTCTGAGCGATGACACAAGAGTCGAGGCCGAGCTGCTTGGCAGCGATGTATTAACAGACTTAGCTGTTCTTAAGATTGACGGTAGCAACGTAGATACAGTAGCCTCCTTTGCTTCTTCAGACAACGTACAAGTCGGAGAACCAGCTATCGCCATCGGCAATCCCCTTGGCCTTGAATTCTCTGGCTCTGTCACACAAGGAATCATCAGTGGATTGGAACGTACCGTGCCTGTTGACCTCAATCAAGACGGCGCAAAAGACTGGCAATCAGAAGTCATTCAGACGGATGCCGCTATTAACCCAGGGAACAGCGGAGGGGCTCTTATTAATATCAACGGAGAAGTCATTGGCATTAATTCAATGAAGATCTCTTCTTCACAAGTAGAAGGAATTGGATTCGCCATTCCTAGTGCAGCTGCCCTTCCAATTATCGAAGACCTCGAAACAGAAGGGAAAGTGGTACGCCCACACATCGGGATTGGTACTGTAAATGTATCTGAAGTCCCAGCGAACCAACTAAAGCAGGAGATTAACTTACCACAAGACATATCAGCCGGAGTCCTAATCGCAGAGGTACAACCAAATTCACCCGCCAATCAAGCAGGGTTACAAAAGTACGACACCATTGTCGCCATTGACAACGAAGAGGTCACTTCTTTAATTGACTTAAGAAAATACGTCTATGAAGAAAAGAATATCGGAGACTCTGTAAATCTAACGTTCTACCGAGATGGCGAAAAACAAACAACTACATTAGAACTGGCAGAAGAGCAATCTACAAAGTCCCAAGCTGTTCCACAATAA
- a CDS encoding peptidylprolyl isomerase, with product MKRTLIGFSLGLSILALSACTTSASGEVVAETKNGTVTEEEFYEELKNTYGAEVLKEMLYEKVLKSQYEVTDEEVTAEVDQLKESYGDQWESVLAQNGYKDEEALKEDIKASLLKEKAATEGIEITDEELKQYYENKKTELEASHILVEDEETAKKVKEELSNGADFTELASEYSIDTSTSEAGGELGFFGTGEMTYAFEQAAYNLETDEISDPVESTYGYHIIKVTDKRDQEEVEIGSYEEEKDALKDELIQRQADTNKLSEMMNEADISIKLKDLKEKIQF from the coding sequence ATGAAGCGAACATTGATAGGATTTAGCCTTGGTTTGAGCATTCTCGCCTTATCCGCCTGCACAACAAGTGCAAGCGGAGAGGTAGTTGCAGAGACAAAGAATGGAACAGTTACTGAAGAAGAATTCTACGAAGAACTAAAGAACACATATGGCGCTGAAGTGTTGAAGGAGATGCTCTATGAGAAAGTGCTCAAAAGCCAGTACGAAGTAACGGATGAAGAAGTAACGGCTGAGGTCGACCAGCTTAAAGAAAGTTACGGAGACCAATGGGAATCCGTCCTCGCTCAGAACGGCTATAAAGACGAAGAAGCGTTGAAGGAAGACATAAAGGCTTCTCTGTTGAAAGAAAAAGCAGCCACAGAAGGCATTGAAATTACTGATGAAGAGCTTAAGCAATATTACGAGAACAAGAAGACCGAGCTAGAAGCGAGCCATATTCTAGTAGAAGATGAGGAGACAGCAAAGAAGGTGAAAGAAGAGTTATCAAACGGGGCTGACTTCACTGAACTTGCCTCTGAATACTCTATCGACACCTCCACATCAGAAGCAGGTGGTGAGCTTGGATTCTTCGGAACTGGGGAGATGACCTATGCTTTCGAACAAGCAGCCTACAACCTTGAAACTGACGAGATAAGTGACCCAGTCGAATCTACCTATGGGTATCACATCATTAAAGTCACAGACAAACGTGATCAAGAAGAAGTTGAAATAGGTTCTTATGAAGAAGAGAAAGATGCACTAAAAGACGAACTCATTCAACGCCAAGCGGACACAAACAAGCTTTCTGAAATGATGAATGAAGCAGACATCTCCATTAAATTAAAGGATTTAAAAGAAAAGATTCAATTCTAA
- a CDS encoding alanine/glycine:cation symporter family protein: MAGFEEMIGAVSNIIWSYVLIAVLIGIGLFFTIKTKFVQFSYFGEMIRVLFEKDSMKASKKGTAPFQAFTMSVASRVGTGNLAGVASAVALGGPGAVFWMWIIALVGAASGFIESTLAQVYKEPGKDSYRGGPAYYMEKGLKSRKLGVTFAIIITFTYGLVFNAVQSNTIRAAFGESFGTDKFVMAIILAVLTAIVIFGGVRRVASVTGILIPVMAILYLVMAFFALALNITELPSILALIVTNAFGIQEVLGGGFGAAILMGVKRGLFSNEAGMGSAPNAAATAEVTHPVKQGLIQSFAVFTDTILICTATAFIILTSGEPASYMNTDLDGIQITQAAFGTVVGEWANMFIAVAIFLFAFSSVVGNYYYGETNIQFIKDTKLGLTFYRLAVVAMVVFGAMVKVSVVWTMADLAMGVMALINLYAIARLYPVAVAALNDYRKQRKAGKNPVFHKDNIETNHDLEYWDSNQQSQNV, encoded by the coding sequence GTGGCTGGATTTGAAGAAATGATTGGTGCGGTCAGTAATATTATTTGGTCTTACGTACTGATTGCCGTCCTAATTGGAATTGGACTCTTCTTCACCATTAAGACGAAGTTTGTTCAATTTTCCTATTTTGGCGAAATGATTCGAGTCTTATTTGAGAAAGACTCCATGAAAGCAAGTAAGAAAGGAACGGCTCCGTTCCAAGCATTCACGATGAGTGTAGCGTCGCGTGTTGGTACAGGGAACCTGGCTGGTGTAGCGTCAGCTGTAGCGTTAGGTGGACCTGGAGCTGTATTCTGGATGTGGATCATCGCACTGGTTGGTGCTGCGTCTGGTTTCATTGAAAGTACATTGGCACAGGTGTACAAAGAGCCTGGTAAGGACAGCTATCGTGGTGGTCCTGCCTATTACATGGAAAAAGGGCTGAAAAGTCGAAAGCTCGGTGTTACATTCGCAATTATTATTACGTTTACGTACGGGCTTGTCTTTAATGCGGTACAGTCCAATACGATTCGCGCGGCATTTGGAGAGTCGTTTGGTACAGACAAATTTGTGATGGCGATCATCCTAGCGGTTCTAACAGCCATCGTCATCTTTGGTGGAGTTCGACGCGTCGCTAGTGTAACGGGCATTTTGATCCCGGTTATGGCGATTCTTTATCTTGTGATGGCATTTTTCGCTTTAGCATTAAACATCACAGAACTTCCAAGCATCCTAGCTCTAATTGTAACGAACGCATTTGGTATTCAAGAAGTGCTTGGCGGTGGATTTGGTGCAGCCATTCTAATGGGTGTGAAACGTGGTCTATTCTCTAACGAAGCTGGTATGGGTAGTGCGCCAAACGCGGCTGCGACTGCTGAAGTCACGCACCCTGTAAAGCAAGGATTAATTCAATCCTTTGCTGTATTTACGGATACGATTCTAATTTGTACAGCAACAGCATTCATTATCTTAACTTCTGGTGAACCTGCTTCTTATATGAATACAGATTTAGATGGGATTCAAATTACACAGGCTGCATTCGGTACTGTCGTCGGAGAATGGGCGAACATGTTTATTGCAGTTGCCATTTTCTTATTCGCATTTAGCTCAGTAGTGGGTAACTACTACTATGGCGAAACGAACATTCAGTTTATTAAAGATACGAAGCTTGGATTAACGTTCTATCGTCTGGCAGTTGTAGCGATGGTGGTCTTCGGTGCTATGGTGAAGGTAAGCGTTGTATGGACGATGGCTGACCTAGCAATGGGCGTTATGGCACTGATCAACTTGTATGCAATTGCTAGACTTTATCCAGTAGCAGTAGCGGCATTGAATGATTATCGCAAGCAACGTAAAGCGGGTAAAAACCCTGTCTTCCATAAAGATAACATTGAAACCAATCATGATCTTGAATACTGGGATTCTAATCAACAAAGCCAAAATGTATAA
- a CDS encoding NAD(P)/FAD-dependent oxidoreductase yields MKTYEVIIIGGGLSGVMAARTLLDKGVEDVCIVEKSKGVGGRLATRRINGGKADHGAQFFTVRTQSFQEDVTQWLDKGWVKPWFGDSHWRYTSVDGMNQLVKRLAEGLNVLPNAKVTRLIEGAGGFDVELEDGRRLKAGGIILTAPAPQASELLRSSSITYDRHTFRQLSQIDVGPAFVGLFELNRETTFSEDGHIDTNLPDGVERIVDHSLKGVSEKPIVSVYMKMEWSNHHFEEKDEELLTYIKYKIEEYVPSATIVSEQLKRWKYAQSHNVVRRPCVNVHEALPLYVAGDSFLHEDDDTLRTRVESAYLSGVAAGEATANFVG; encoded by the coding sequence GTGAAGACCTATGAGGTAATCATCATTGGTGGTGGTTTATCTGGCGTAATGGCAGCAAGAACGCTTCTAGACAAAGGGGTCGAAGATGTATGTATTGTGGAGAAGAGTAAAGGGGTTGGGGGCCGTTTGGCAACGAGACGAATCAACGGTGGCAAAGCCGATCATGGTGCGCAATTCTTTACAGTTCGAACGCAATCGTTTCAAGAAGACGTCACACAGTGGCTTGATAAGGGGTGGGTGAAGCCGTGGTTCGGTGATTCACACTGGCGTTATACGAGTGTTGATGGTATGAATCAGTTGGTGAAGCGACTCGCTGAAGGATTGAATGTATTGCCGAATGCGAAAGTGACAAGGTTGATTGAAGGGGCGGGAGGATTTGATGTTGAACTTGAGGATGGGAGGCGGCTAAAGGCAGGCGGAATCATTCTGACGGCTCCTGCACCTCAAGCATCCGAGCTTCTTCGCTCTAGTTCCATTACCTACGACCGTCATACATTTCGTCAACTATCCCAAATTGACGTAGGACCTGCCTTTGTAGGACTGTTTGAACTGAATCGCGAAACTACGTTTTCAGAGGATGGGCACATAGATACCAATCTTCCGGACGGTGTGGAACGTATTGTTGACCATTCTTTAAAGGGGGTCTCTGAGAAACCGATTGTGAGCGTTTATATGAAGATGGAATGGTCCAACCATCACTTTGAAGAGAAGGATGAGGAGCTGCTTACCTATATAAAGTATAAGATAGAAGAGTATGTTCCGAGTGCCACAATTGTTAGTGAACAATTGAAGCGGTGGAAGTATGCGCAGTCACACAATGTTGTACGTCGCCCATGTGTGAACGTGCACGAGGCGCTTCCGCTCTATGTCGCGGGAGACTCTTTCTTACATGAAGATGACGATACGTTGCGTACTCGTGTTGAAAGTGCGTATCTTTCCGGAGTAGCAGCTGGGGAGGCGACTGCGAACTTTGTAGGGTAA
- a CDS encoding MATE family efflux transporter, with product MKTQSERLGSEPIPKLLWRLSVPAMIGMIVMALYNVVDTIFIARGVGIIGVAGVSISFPVMMIMMAISGAVGIGGASVISRRLGSNRAEDANEVLGNILIMVIAVSVISFIGAFTFVEPLIRLFGATDEMLPYATDYIFPIMVGSIFFTFAFTSNNIIRSEGNARFAMITMIVPAILNIILDPIFIFGLDMGVRGASLATVISQASVTILVIRYFTSGKSTLQVGLQYLRPNFRLMREVIGIGLPAFVRQVGGSAMMIAINAMLIRFGGQFEVGVFGIVQKVTMFTIMPMLGVLQGMQPIVGYNYGAQQYARLREIIWLGLRVATVMSTIVFIVMMVIPHYFMMIFTGDEATIETGANALRIMYMAFIVIGAQIISGGLYQSLGLAKPALILSISRQVMFLIPLVLILPYIGGLGVTGVWLAFPIADGLAFILTVVLLYRDRHLFFKKGEDDGVYQEVPQS from the coding sequence ATGAAAACGCAAAGTGAACGCTTGGGTTCAGAACCCATTCCTAAGTTGTTATGGAGGTTATCTGTGCCTGCTATGATAGGCATGATTGTAATGGCGCTCTACAATGTTGTAGATACAATCTTTATTGCACGAGGTGTAGGGATTATAGGGGTTGCTGGTGTTAGCATTAGCTTTCCTGTCATGATGATCATGATGGCGATATCTGGAGCGGTTGGGATTGGGGGAGCTTCTGTTATTTCAAGGAGGCTCGGCTCGAATCGTGCTGAAGACGCAAATGAAGTTCTTGGAAACATTCTGATTATGGTTATAGCTGTATCTGTCATTTCCTTTATAGGGGCGTTCACTTTCGTGGAACCACTCATCCGATTGTTCGGTGCCACAGATGAAATGCTGCCCTATGCAACGGATTACATTTTCCCGATTATGGTCGGTTCAATCTTCTTTACGTTCGCCTTTACATCCAATAATATCATCCGTTCAGAGGGAAATGCGCGGTTTGCTATGATTACGATGATTGTGCCAGCCATATTAAACATTATCCTAGACCCTATTTTTATATTTGGTCTTGATATGGGTGTGAGAGGGGCTTCATTGGCTACTGTGATCTCTCAAGCGTCCGTAACCATTCTTGTGATACGCTACTTTACTTCTGGAAAGAGCACGTTGCAAGTAGGACTTCAATACCTTCGCCCAAATTTCCGTTTAATGAGGGAGGTTATTGGAATTGGCTTGCCTGCCTTCGTTCGACAAGTTGGGGGAAGTGCCATGATGATTGCCATTAATGCTATGCTCATTCGCTTCGGGGGACAGTTTGAGGTTGGTGTGTTCGGGATTGTTCAGAAAGTGACAATGTTCACCATTATGCCAATGCTCGGAGTGCTTCAGGGGATGCAGCCCATTGTTGGCTACAATTATGGAGCTCAGCAATACGCTCGGCTTAGAGAGATTATTTGGCTAGGTTTGAGGGTGGCGACGGTTATGTCTACCATTGTCTTTATTGTTATGATGGTAATCCCTCACTATTTCATGATGATCTTCACTGGGGATGAAGCAACAATTGAAACAGGAGCAAACGCCCTTCGGATTATGTATATGGCGTTTATTGTGATTGGAGCGCAAATTATTAGTGGAGGGCTTTATCAGTCGCTCGGTTTAGCTAAGCCCGCTCTAATTCTTTCCATTTCAAGACAGGTTATGTTCCTTATCCCTCTTGTCCTCATTCTTCCGTATATCGGAGGACTTGGAGTCACGGGAGTCTGGCTTGCCTTCCCAATTGCAGACGGTTTAGCCTTTATTTTAACCGTTGTACTTCTTTACCGTGACCGTCACTTGTTCTTTAAGAAGGGGGAAGATGACGGCGTTTATCAGGAGGTACCTCAATCTTAA
- a CDS encoding MarR family winged helix-turn-helix transcriptional regulator — MSFIEDLENRVGYHINVVSHMLRNKYNEELAKYDVTMAQAKVLYVLRSNGEQTQNELQEKLYVKASSVNGIVETMLKKGLIEKRTSDIDRRTKIITLSQKGTQLETKLRHVIYDLETELGEGFSEEELKVMISWLKRMQGNIYVKN; from the coding sequence ATGTCTTTCATAGAAGATTTAGAGAATCGAGTCGGTTATCACATCAATGTGGTGTCCCACATGTTGAGAAATAAATATAACGAAGAGTTGGCAAAATACGACGTAACGATGGCCCAAGCGAAAGTTCTGTATGTGCTGAGAAGCAACGGGGAACAAACGCAAAATGAATTGCAGGAAAAGCTTTACGTCAAAGCGTCTTCTGTAAATGGAATTGTTGAAACAATGCTCAAGAAAGGACTTATCGAGAAGCGAACGAGCGATATAGACCGTCGAACGAAAATTATCACACTCTCCCAAAAAGGGACTCAACTCGAAACGAAACTTCGACACGTCATTTACGACTTGGAGACGGAACTTGGAGAGGGTTTCTCAGAAGAAGAACTTAAGGTAATGATATCTTGGTTGAAGAGGATGCAAGGGAATATTTACGTGAAAAATTAA
- a CDS encoding transcription repressor NadR — translation MSQSKVLGEERRSRLLSKLKQAQAPIKGSEFAKQFNVSRQVIVGDVSLLKAKNEPIVATSQGYLYIRNEIDPVMFERSVVCSHTSEQTAEELTLLVDHGVLVKDVSIEHPLYGDLTASLHLHNRKEVAAFVEKAAASGATYLLELTEGIHLHTIAARTEEDLDRAIRALDEAGFLVQ, via the coding sequence ATGAGCCAATCAAAAGTGTTAGGAGAAGAGCGGCGCTCTCGGCTGTTGAGCAAGCTCAAGCAAGCTCAAGCACCAATCAAGGGAAGTGAGTTTGCCAAGCAATTCAATGTGAGTCGTCAAGTAATTGTAGGAGACGTGTCGTTGCTTAAGGCGAAGAACGAACCTATCGTAGCGACTTCGCAAGGTTACTTATATATACGCAATGAAATAGATCCAGTTATGTTTGAACGGAGTGTTGTCTGTTCCCACACTTCAGAGCAGACAGCTGAAGAATTGACGCTGCTGGTCGACCACGGTGTCCTTGTTAAAGATGTGTCGATTGAACATCCTTTATACGGAGATTTAACAGCATCGCTTCATTTACATAACCGTAAGGAAGTAGCTGCGTTCGTTGAGAAAGCGGCCGCATCTGGAGCGACTTATCTATTGGAACTTACAGAAGGTATTCACTTGCATACCATCGCTGCTCGGACAGAAGAAGATCTTGACCGTGCTATTCGTGCGTTGGATGAAGCGGGGTTTCTCGTACAATAA
- a CDS encoding IscS subfamily cysteine desulfurase: MIYLDYASTCPLDEEALQVYGEVSRQYFGNTESLHDRGTESAQLLEVCRATLARQLSVPSSDLFFTSGGTESNALGIRALASATNRKKIITTMAEHESVHCVVGRLQREGMEVVYVPMDLDGRINVNQLYEYLDFDVAMVILQHVNGEIGSIQPIQEVRRMCDEYGVFLHVDCVQSLGKQALGPILEGVHSAAFSAHKVYGPKGVGALLLRSNVAYEKRGSGHESGVRAGTVDLPGIAAFITAAERLNDRIGQNGEKDWKLREALLSELSDQVVVYGSCHVRHQQHAIIGLSIPGIEGQYAMLECNRHGIAISTGSACSIGKEGNARIMQAMGVEDHVARTFIRVSFGQETQLEDVRSFMNVVEKLQAERAFL, translated from the coding sequence ATGATTTATTTGGATTATGCTTCAACATGCCCGTTAGATGAAGAGGCGCTTCAGGTCTATGGCGAAGTAAGTAGGCAGTATTTCGGTAATACGGAAAGTTTGCATGACCGAGGAACAGAAAGTGCTCAATTATTAGAAGTTTGTCGAGCTACCCTTGCCAGGCAGTTGTCTGTTCCCTCTTCTGACCTCTTCTTTACAAGTGGAGGAACAGAGAGTAATGCTCTTGGCATTCGGGCGCTCGCCTCTGCAACAAATCGAAAGAAGATTATTACGACCATGGCAGAGCATGAATCCGTTCATTGTGTAGTAGGACGCCTTCAAAGAGAAGGGATGGAAGTAGTTTACGTTCCAATGGATTTGGACGGACGCATCAATGTGAATCAGCTCTATGAATATCTTGATTTCGATGTCGCCATGGTGATCCTTCAACACGTGAATGGGGAGATTGGTTCTATTCAACCCATTCAGGAGGTCCGCCGCATGTGTGATGAGTATGGAGTGTTTCTACATGTCGACTGCGTTCAATCGCTTGGGAAGCAAGCACTTGGTCCTATCTTAGAGGGTGTTCATTCTGCCGCTTTTTCCGCTCATAAAGTGTATGGGCCTAAGGGGGTCGGTGCACTCCTGTTGCGTTCAAATGTAGCCTATGAGAAAAGGGGGAGTGGGCACGAATCTGGCGTTCGTGCCGGTACAGTAGACCTCCCAGGTATTGCGGCGTTCATCACGGCAGCAGAGCGGTTGAATGATCGAATCGGACAAAATGGTGAAAAGGATTGGAAGCTTCGTGAAGCACTACTTTCAGAGTTAAGCGATCAAGTTGTAGTATATGGGTCTTGTCATGTTCGTCATCAGCAGCATGCAATTATTGGGCTATCCATTCCGGGAATCGAAGGTCAATACGCCATGTTGGAATGCAACCGGCATGGGATTGCAATCTCAACAGGAAGTGCTTGTTCCATTGGGAAAGAAGGAAATGCTCGTATCATGCAAGCTATGGGAGTGGAAGACCATGTAGCTAGAACGTTTATCCGTGTATCATTTGGCCAAGAAACACAGCTTGAAGACGTGCGGTCATTTATGAATGTGGTTGAAAAGCTTCAGGCAGAACGGGCTTTCCTGTGA